A single genomic interval of Camelus bactrianus isolate YW-2024 breed Bactrian camel chromosome 15, ASM4877302v1, whole genome shotgun sequence harbors:
- the MORN2 gene encoding MORN repeat-containing protein 2, with protein sequence MVDHRGKHQCQLRGRTEQGEGTGHGLSWGFQRKGEARQEGEAVPGSQRFFPEWLSEPRAHRQGAAPGRRHPPGPHLERLRSGPAAAAQPWRLLIGSTSGPAFPLPGERCLVSLATESHRGRVLRLRSLQDAELAAQGESQTPESLSGTCVSTPEVFKINFVFPNGDKYDGDCTRTSSGVFERNGIGIHTTPNGTVYTGSWKDDKMNGFGRLEHFSGAVYEGHFKDNMFHGLGTYTFPTGAKYTGNFNENRVEGEGQYTDIQGLEWCGNFHFTAAPGLRLKLHM encoded by the exons ATGGTGGACCACAGGGGGAAGCACCAGTGTCAGTTAAGAGGCAGAACGGAACAAGGGGAAGGCACAGGCCATGGTCTTTCTTGGGGTTTCCAGAGGAAAGGCGAGGCAAGACAGG AAGGGGAGGCCGTCCCAGGCTCGCAGCGCTTCTTCCCTGAGTGGCTGTCAGAACCCAGGGCTCACCGACAAGGCGCCGCGCCTGGTCGCCGCCACCCACCCGGACCTCACCTGGAGCGGCTCCGCAGCGGCCCAGCCGCAGCCGCACAGCCCTGGCGCCTTCTGATTGGCTCAACCTCGGGCCCTGCCTTTCCGCTTCCGGGGGAGAGGTGCCTGGTTTCCCTAGCAACCGAGTCGCACCGGGGCCGAGTGCTACGGCTTCGTTCTCTCCAGGACGCAGAGCTGGCGGCCCAGGGGGAATCACAGACACCAGAAAGTCTCTCCGGCACCTGTGTGTCAA CTCCAGAAGTATTTAagataaactttgtatttccaaatgGAGACAAGTATG ATGGGGACTGTACAAGAACATCTTCTGGAGTCTTTGAGAGAAATGGAATAGGTATTCATACCACTCCTAATGGGACTGTCTACACAGGAAGCTGGAAAGATGACAAG ATGAATGGTTTTGGAAGACTTGAGCATTTTTCTGGAGCAGTATATGAAGGACATTTTAAGGACAATATGTTTCATGGATTGGGGACTTACACATTCCCAACTGGGGCAAAGTACACTGGAAATTTCAATGAAAATAG GGTGGAAGGTGAAGGACAATACACTGACATCCAAGGACTAGAATGGTGCGGTAACTTTCATTTCACAGCTGCTCCAGGCCTGAGACTAAAGCTCCACATGTAG